A window of Streptomyces armeniacus contains these coding sequences:
- a CDS encoding TIGR03842 family LLM class F420-dependent oxidoreductase: MDFGLVLQTDPPGAATVGLMRRAERSGFRYGWTFDSAVLWQEPFVIHSRILAHTQRLVVGPMVTNPGTRSWEVTASTFATLNEMYGNRTVCGIGRGDSAMRVAGRKPNTLARLSEAMTVIRDLAEGREAEVDGTTLRIPWIEDSKLPVWMAAYGPKALAMAGREADGFILQLADPYLVEWMVKAVRTAAADAGRDPDEVTICVAAPAYVSEDTADGLEHAREQCRWFGGMVGNHVADLVSRYGTDSTLVPEALTSYIAAREGYDYAHHGRAGNPDTAFVPDEIVDRFCLLGPAEAHIEKLRTLRALGVDQFAVYAMHDAKEDTIDAYGSSVIPVLQKD, encoded by the coding sequence ATGGATTTCGGGCTGGTCCTGCAGACCGATCCGCCGGGCGCGGCAACCGTGGGGCTGATGCGGCGCGCCGAACGCAGCGGATTCCGCTACGGCTGGACATTCGACTCCGCGGTGCTGTGGCAGGAGCCGTTCGTCATTCACAGCCGCATCCTGGCGCACACCCAGCGGCTCGTCGTCGGCCCCATGGTGACCAACCCGGGCACGCGTTCCTGGGAGGTCACCGCCTCCACCTTCGCGACGCTCAACGAGATGTACGGCAACCGCACCGTCTGCGGCATCGGCCGCGGCGACTCGGCGATGCGGGTCGCCGGGCGGAAGCCGAACACGCTGGCGCGGCTCAGCGAGGCCATGACCGTCATCCGCGACCTGGCCGAGGGCCGCGAGGCGGAGGTGGACGGCACCACGCTGCGCATCCCGTGGATCGAGGACAGCAAACTCCCGGTCTGGATGGCGGCGTACGGCCCCAAGGCCCTGGCGATGGCCGGCCGTGAGGCGGACGGCTTCATCCTCCAGCTGGCCGACCCGTACCTCGTCGAGTGGATGGTCAAGGCGGTCCGTACGGCCGCGGCCGACGCGGGCCGCGACCCCGACGAGGTCACCATCTGCGTCGCCGCCCCCGCCTACGTCAGCGAGGACACGGCGGACGGGCTGGAGCACGCGCGGGAGCAGTGCCGCTGGTTCGGCGGAATGGTCGGCAACCACGTCGCCGACCTGGTGTCCCGTTACGGCACCGACTCCACGCTCGTACCGGAGGCGCTGACCTCGTACATCGCGGCCCGCGAGGGCTACGACTACGCCCACCACGGCCGCGCCGGGAACCCCGACACCGCCTTCGTGCCCGACGAGATCGTGGACCGCTTCTGCCTGCTCGGGCCCGCCGAGGCGCACATCGAGAAGCTGCGCACGCTGCGGGCGCTCGGCGTGGACCAGTTCGCGGTCTACGCGATGCACGACGCGAAGGAGGACACCATCGACGCGTACGGCAGCAGCGTCATCCCCGTCCTGCAGAAGGACTGA
- a CDS encoding NCS1 family nucleobase:cation symporter-1 — MTDTAPSTPGPPAGAPGGAAGAEQHTRPDGRVELAAGVVPADSRYTNADLHPVPIAKRDWTTYNFAALWIGMAVNIPSWTLASGLVSLGMDWKQAVLTISLANVIVLFPMLLTGHAGPKYGIPFPVLARASFGVAGANLPALLRGLVACAWFGIQTWIGGQSIYFLAGKVLDGAGWWVDSADVFGYPATQWLSFLAFFLIEIAVILRGMEAVRRLENWAAPLMLVGALALLIWIADKAGGFGPLLDQPSELGWGADFWPVFFPALMGMIGFWSTLSLNIPDFTRFGAGQRAQVWGQSLGLPTTMAAFALLSVLVTSGSQAVYGEPVWDPSELAARMDSTVGVLFALLIVLMATLSTNIAANLVSPAYDLSNLAPRLISFRTGALLACTIGVLIFPWKLIENPDVYIFTWLGTVAGLLGTVAGILIADYWLLRRTHLHLADLYRPHGRYWYDAGWNWRAVAAFAVGGVLAVGGSYSKQGKGPFPADGVIPFLQPLADYGWAVGLGGSMLVYAVLMTAPFTAPRQGTEPALPARGR; from the coding sequence ATGACCGACACCGCTCCCAGCACCCCCGGCCCGCCGGCCGGCGCACCCGGCGGCGCCGCCGGCGCCGAGCAGCACACCCGCCCCGACGGGCGGGTGGAGCTCGCCGCCGGCGTCGTACCCGCCGACAGCCGCTACACCAACGCCGACCTGCACCCCGTGCCGATCGCCAAACGCGACTGGACGACGTACAACTTCGCCGCCCTCTGGATCGGCATGGCCGTCAACATCCCGTCCTGGACCCTGGCCTCCGGCTTGGTCTCGCTCGGGATGGACTGGAAGCAGGCCGTCCTCACCATCTCGCTCGCCAACGTCATCGTCCTCTTCCCGATGCTGCTCACCGGGCACGCCGGACCGAAGTACGGCATCCCCTTCCCGGTGCTGGCCCGCGCCTCGTTCGGCGTTGCCGGGGCGAACCTGCCCGCGCTGCTGCGCGGGCTGGTGGCGTGCGCGTGGTTCGGCATCCAGACGTGGATCGGCGGCCAGTCGATCTACTTCCTCGCCGGAAAGGTGCTGGACGGTGCCGGCTGGTGGGTCGACTCCGCCGACGTGTTCGGCTACCCGGCCACGCAGTGGCTGTCGTTCCTCGCCTTCTTCCTGATCGAGATCGCCGTCATCCTGCGCGGCATGGAGGCCGTACGGCGGCTGGAGAACTGGGCGGCGCCGCTCATGCTCGTCGGCGCCCTCGCCCTGCTCATCTGGATCGCCGACAAGGCGGGCGGCTTCGGCCCGCTCCTGGACCAGCCGTCCGAGCTGGGCTGGGGCGCCGACTTCTGGCCGGTCTTCTTCCCCGCCCTCATGGGCATGATCGGCTTCTGGTCCACGCTGTCCCTGAACATCCCCGACTTCACCCGCTTCGGCGCGGGCCAGCGCGCCCAGGTCTGGGGCCAGTCGCTCGGACTGCCCACCACGATGGCGGCGTTCGCGCTGCTGTCCGTCCTCGTCACCTCCGGTTCGCAGGCGGTCTACGGCGAGCCCGTATGGGACCCCAGTGAACTGGCCGCCCGCATGGACAGCACCGTCGGCGTCCTCTTCGCGCTGCTCATCGTGCTGATGGCGACGCTCTCCACGAACATCGCCGCCAACCTCGTCAGCCCCGCGTACGACCTGTCCAACCTCGCGCCCCGGCTCATCTCGTTCCGCACCGGCGCGCTGCTCGCCTGCACGATCGGCGTCCTGATCTTCCCGTGGAAGCTGATCGAGAACCCGGACGTGTACATCTTCACCTGGCTCGGCACGGTCGCCGGCCTCCTCGGCACCGTCGCGGGCATCCTCATCGCCGACTACTGGCTGCTCCGCCGCACCCACCTGCACCTCGCCGACCTCTACCGCCCGCACGGCCGCTACTGGTACGACGCCGGCTGGAACTGGCGCGCCGTGGCCGCCTTCGCGGTCGGCGGCGTCCTGGCGGTGGGCGGCTCGTACTCGAAACAGGGCAAGGGCCCGTTCCCGGCGGACGGCGTGATCCCGTTCCTGCAGCCGCTCGCGGACTACGGGTGGGCCGTGGGGCTGGGCGGCTCGATGCTGGTGTACGCGGTGCTGATGACGGCGCCGTTCACGGCGCCGCGCCAGGGGACGGAGCCGGCGCTGCCCGCGCGGGGCAGGTGA
- a CDS encoding lipoate--protein ligase family protein gives MHGEYKVPGGKLVVVDCEVRDGALRDVRVAGDFFLEPDEALDAIDRSLEGAPADADAAQLAARIEATLPEGTVMFGFSADAVGTAVRRAVAEATDWTDYDWQLIHEPPQPPALHMALDQVLMEEVAAGRRPPTLRVWEWGAPAVIIGSFQSLRNEVDPEGAARHGIEVVRRISGGGAMFVEPGNTITYSLCVPGALVNGLSFADSYAYLDDWVLGALADMGVKAWYQPLNDIASKDGKIAGAAQKRVAGGGAVLHHVTMAYDIDAAKMLEVLRIGKEKLSGKGTASAAKRVDPLRRQTGLPRAEVIDRMIASFRGRYGLTRDRVTDEEAARAEELAATRFGTAEWTARVP, from the coding sequence ATGCACGGTGAATACAAAGTCCCCGGTGGCAAGCTCGTCGTCGTGGACTGCGAAGTCCGGGACGGGGCACTGCGCGACGTGCGGGTCGCCGGGGACTTCTTCCTGGAGCCCGACGAGGCGCTCGACGCCATCGACCGGAGCCTCGAGGGCGCGCCCGCGGACGCCGACGCCGCGCAGCTCGCCGCCCGTATCGAGGCGACGCTGCCCGAGGGCACCGTCATGTTCGGCTTCTCGGCCGACGCCGTGGGCACCGCCGTCCGCCGGGCGGTCGCGGAGGCGACCGACTGGACGGACTACGACTGGCAGTTGATCCACGAGCCGCCCCAGCCGCCCGCCCTGCACATGGCCCTGGACCAGGTGCTGATGGAGGAGGTCGCCGCCGGGCGCCGGCCGCCGACGCTGCGGGTCTGGGAGTGGGGCGCGCCCGCGGTGATCATCGGCAGCTTCCAGTCGCTGCGCAACGAGGTGGACCCGGAGGGCGCCGCGCGGCACGGCATCGAGGTCGTACGCCGGATCAGCGGCGGCGGCGCGATGTTCGTGGAGCCGGGCAACACCATCACGTACTCGCTGTGCGTGCCGGGGGCGCTCGTCAACGGGCTGTCGTTCGCGGACAGTTACGCCTACCTGGACGACTGGGTGCTCGGCGCCCTCGCCGACATGGGCGTCAAGGCGTGGTACCAGCCGCTCAACGACATCGCCTCCAAGGACGGCAAGATCGCGGGCGCCGCGCAGAAACGGGTCGCGGGCGGCGGCGCCGTGCTGCACCACGTGACGATGGCGTACGACATCGACGCCGCCAAGATGCTCGAAGTCCTGCGCATCGGCAAGGAGAAGCTGTCGGGCAAGGGCACCGCCAGCGCCGCGAAACGCGTCGACCCGCTCCGCCGCCAGACGGGCCTCCCCCGCGCCGAGGTGATCGACCGCATGATCGCCTCGTTCCGGGGCCGCTACGGGCTGACGCGTGACCGTGTCACGGACGAGGAGGCGGCGCGGGCGGAGGAGCTGGCCGCGACCCGGTTCGGCACCGCGGAGTGGACCGCGCGCGTGCCGTAG